Genomic window (Mycosarcoma maydis chromosome 5, whole genome shotgun sequence):
GCGCTCTtcaagctcatcgatgTAGTGGCAGGTGTATCGGCACGCAAACACGCCGAGCTCAGTTGTGTTACTATCAGCGTCGACTCTGTGCTTCTTCTAGCGCCTATATATTTGGGCGATCTTGTACATCTCTCAGCTTCGGTCAACCGTGCTTGGGGAAGCAGTCTTGAAGTCGGCGTTCGCGTGGTCAAGGAGGATCCACGCTCCGGTGCCCGAGAATACGTCAGTCACGCATACATGACGTTTGTAGCTGTAGCTTCCCCCACAACGGCAACATCGAATTCCGCATCTCAACCTCCTGCTCGCGTCCGACTCGCTTCACGCCCTAGCCTCGCTCCCACCTCTCTATGGCAGCAACTCACCTCACTTCTTACCAAGGCGGATCAGCCGGCGAAGGCACCCAAACCGCAACttttgccgctgctgccgagcaCGCCGCTCGAAGCGAGAAGGCACATTCTTGCTGGACGTCGCCGTTCCAAACGTATCGCCATGGCTCAAAAGGGGGAAGCTCGCGACGGCGTCTCAACACAAGTCAAACAGAGGTTAAAGCAAGAAGTGCAGGAAATCTCGCGTACAGGCGGCAAGTGGTCCGGCTCAGCAGACATAGATGCGGGTGCATGGACGCCGGGTAGGCTCAAAATTGAGAAGGCTGATTTGCTCTCTTCAGCGATCGGCAACGACGTGTCAGCCATCCAAGGCGCAAAGACATCGCAAGAATGTCAGCTCGAAgctctcgagcttgagTTTGTCGTACAGGCCTACGTCTCTGGGGATCCTGCTGTCACGATCAAGAACGACGAAGAAATAGTCGAAATTAATTTGGCCGGCGATATCCCCCTCCGACATCCTCTCAAGGTGGTCGAAAGGCTGGCGCGACAGCTTGAAAAGGAGCAACTGCAAGCAGTTGAGGCAGCTTCATCCACACCAGTTTCGATATTTGCAGCCAAAATCCCAGAATCTGGCGCAGTACCATTGTCTTCGCCAAGTGCACCCAGAACCGCTCCGCGCGATTttgcggcagcagcaatggtTAGTTCACCACCTCTGACCCCTGCCTTTCGACGCAGATCCATCTTCTCGCCGCTGAAACCTGCACAAGAGCGAGAAGGTGACACTGACCTAGATCAGTCGCTCGCAGGCACCCCGGTGAAGACCCAAACGGCGCACGACATCACTCGCGCCAGACTGGCTTCAAAGCTCTCCAAACCGATCAAGGTTGCCAAGACGATGGCTCGAACGCTCCATCTTGTCTTTCCAGAACATACTAACTCTGTTGGAGTGCTCTTTGGAGGTCAGCTCATGGACTGgatggaagaagcagctttGCTCTCTGTCCGTCACGTCGGCCGAGGCCGACGCTGGGGAACGGTCTCGTTGGACGGGTTGGAGTTTGAACAGGCAGTTGCGGTAGGCGAGAGCATGACATTCACTGCAGTGGTCGTGCGCACCTTTGTTCAGTCGTGCGAGGTGTTTGTTCTAGCCGAGGCCGAGTCACGGAACGGTACAAAGAGGATCACAAATGATGCTTTGTTCACGCTCGCTTTTCCCTTGGACGAGTCGGAAATTTTGTCTCCAGTGAAGGAGGGGAGTAGATTCAGGCTGCTCAGACAAGTAGACATGCCACCAGACTCGGCGCTGGCAGCGTTCGCTGACGTCGCAGTCAAACGCCGAGAGACTAGGTTGGAGTTGAAGCAGATGCTTGTGAGGATCTATTCAAATCCTAGCTGAATGTTTCGAATCACATCACGAGGGTGTGGAACTTAGTCACGCCCTTCAAAAATCAATGATGAatggcaatcacgaatgcatgACATGTCGCATACAGTCTGGTGATTAACGAAGAGGTGGAGACGTGACTCGAGGTATGTCCGTGGATTTTGATTGCAGTGGCGAGTATGACTCAAGTTCGAGTCTGTGCGTCCTCAACTTCGGAATCCGGAGTTCGGCAAATTCCTGCCAACCTGTTTtacaattcacgattgttgaACATGTGGAGAGAGTCGCTGAGCGACAgctagtcgtgagtgaagGTGAAGGTATCTTGGCGGCGACTTGCTCAACATGAACACTACTTAGCATACTACCAGACTTCTCTACCATATCGAGTCAAGTTCGATCAagcttgtccttcttgagTCTTGAACGCATAAAAGGATGATCATGCTCAAGGAAGATCTGCTCGTCCCACAAACTATACGGATAACCTCCATTCCTCACACACCTGCACAAGATGAGCTCCAACATTCAGCCATTCCTTGAGATCATTCCAAAGGCAGTGTTGGACACGAGTAAAGCACTCAAAACGtacgccaagctcgaatccATCTTGCAGCAGTTTGCTGATCACCTTCAGACTAGTGTGGATCAACAAGATGCAGATAAGCAAGCGAAGCGAatggagatggagaagaTGCTAAGGCCGGTCTTGACGGACGCGGGTGTAGGCAAGAAAGGCATTTCAgagatcgtcgatgctTGCCTAGCTGTCAAGCTCAGGTCTCATGTTGAAGGTGATGATGACTCTCTGTCGAGGCAAAAGCCTCAGGCGGAAGTTCCACCTGGCATCACCAGTCATTTGAGCTCAACAAAGAAGGCGCTGCCCATTCATGGTTCCATCAAAGAACCGTTAAAGAAGACCAGAAAGGCCAATCTACGCGCATCGACCCAGACTACAGATAAAGAGCTAGCACAAGCGGTCCAAACCAATCTATACATCGATAGCCTGGACCCCAAAATCCCACACATCACAGCATTGTCTCAAGAATCTCGCTTTCACCTGGACTGCTCCGACACCTCTTCGCTCGAAATCGATCTTCACAATGTCACTCTCACGCTTGCAGGACATGATCTACTGACGGATGCGCATCTTCGCATGAAACCAGCCACGCATTACGGACTTGTCGGGCGAAATGGTGCCGGCAAATCAACGTTACTCACCGCGATCGGCGAAAAGCTGATTCCGGGTTTATCCCGAACCATGAAGGTCCTATTCGTGAGTCAGTTGACCAACGTCCGAGCTTCGGAAGAGAATCCAGACGGCTCGGTGCTAAGCGTCGTTGTAAGCAGTGATGTCGAGAGAAGCCGAGCCATGGAAGAGTGCAGGCTGTTGGGCAAAGCGCTAGAAGATCAGATCGAGGAGGATATTAGGCAGGTGGTGTTGGAACTGCAGCTCAAGAGAAAGAGGGAGATACTGAAAGAGGCAAGGAAAATCGCTGTCAAGTGGTCAGGTGCTAAAGGGCATTTGGCGAGGAAAGAGCTTATGATTGCTGAAAAAGAATTTGAAGCCGCACAACAAGACACGGTCAAACCACCTGACAACGTACCTGACAAAACGTCCTGGGCATCGGtagcgagcaagatgctgtTCGAATCGCAACAGCTGCTAGAAGAGGTCGATGCTCAATCTACGGAAGCACGAGCACAAAAGATTCTTCGTGGGCTCGGGTTTTCCGCAGAACGCATCCAAGGACCTTACTCTGCCCTATCAGGTGGATGGAAGTCTCGAGCCAGCCTAGCATCAGCTCTACTGCAACCATCTGCCCACTTGCTCCTACTAGACGAACCGGTCAACTACCTCGACCTACCCGCCGTTCTCTTTGTCCAGCAATTCATATCATCCATTCCGCACACAGTCGTCACAGTCTCGCACGACCGAGAGTTTCTCGATGCCGTCTCTTCATCGCTTATCATCCTCCGCAAACAGAAGCTCTCGTACTTCGAAGGCAACCTCACCGACTATCAAcgcgagcagcgacaagaATGGATTCACAAAGCTCGACAACAGGCCGCGTtggacaagaagaaggaagcgatgcagaagagcatcgctcaagctgcttccTCCGCCAGAAAATCAGGTGACGACAACAAGATGCGCATGGCTAAATCACGTCAAAAGAAACTGGACGAGCGATTTGGTCTGGAAGTGAATGCCAAGGGACACAAGTTCAAGCTGAACCGCGATTTCGGTGGATATCACCTGACGAGTCGAGGTAGGGTGGAGATGGACGAAGTGGATGAACAGGTGAGAATCTCGTTTGAGGATCCGGAGGCATCGAGATTCCCGGGAAGCTTGGTGCATTTGGAAGGTGTAAGTGTTCGATACGACGGTAACACTGGATACACAATCAATGACATTGGCTTGACAATCGGACCAGGTGAAAGGGTGGGAATCGTGGGGCCAAATGGACACGGCAAGACGACACTTCTCCACTGCATCGTAGGCAAACTAACGCCGACCAAGGGTACAGTGGAAAGGCATCCCAAAGCAACTATCGGACTGTATGCTCAGCAtacgctcgagctcctctCATCACAGAGTGTCACTGCGTTGGAACACTTTTTGGGGCGATGTTCTGACGCCAGAGAGTCGCAAGCAAGATCCTTCCTCGGCTCGCTGGGACTGAAAGGTCGAACTGCGGATAAGATCTCTTTGACCAACTTGAGCGGTGGA
Coding sequences:
- a CDS encoding uncharacterized protein (related to positive effector protein GCN20); protein product: MSSNIQPFLEIIPKAVLDTSKALKTYAKLESILQQFADHLQTSVDQQDADKQAKRMEMEKMLRPVLTDAGVGKKGISEIVDACLAVKLRSHVEGDDDSLSRQKPQAEVPPGITSHLSSTKKALPIHGSIKEPLKKTRKANLRASTQTTDKELAQAVQTNLYIDSLDPKIPHITALSQESRFHLDCSDTSSLEIDLHNVTLTLAGHDLLTDAHLRMKPATHYGLVGRNGAGKSTLLTAIGEKLIPGLSRTMKVLFVSQLTNVRASEENPDGSVLSVVVSSDVERSRAMEECRLLGKALEDQIEEDIRQVVLELQLKRKREILKEARKIAVKWSGAKGHLARKELMIAEKEFEAAQQDTVKPPDNVPDKTSWASVASKMLFESQQLLEEVDAQSTEARAQKILRGLGFSAERIQGPYSALSGGWKSRASLASALLQPSAHLLLLDEPVNYLDLPAVLFVQQFISSIPHTVVTVSHDREFLDAVSSSLIILRKQKLSYFEGNLTDYQREQRQEWIHKARQQAALDKKKEAMQKSIAQAASSARKSGDDNKMRMAKSRQKKLDERFGLEVNAKGHKFKLNRDFGGYHLTSRGRVEMDEVDEQVRISFEDPEASRFPGSLVHLEGVSVRYDGNTGYTINDIGLTIGPGERVGIVGPNGHGKTTLLHCIVGKLTPTKGTVERHPKATIGLYAQHTLELLSSQSVTALEHFLGRCSDARESQARSFLGSLGLKGRTADKISLTNLSGGQLVRLGLAEVMWSSPDLVILDEVTTHLDSDTIDALVDALRAYAGAVLLVSHDRSAIKRIIEGASHPSAYFDEDDQAEGAEADTELDLKTQAMEIGRVYLLQNRVLKHLQGGMDQYTDSVIQRFEAA
- a CDS encoding uncharacterized protein (related to Cytoplasmic acetyl-CoA hydrolase 1), translating into MVPTWRDASVSHLYTAGVVGVGASFMLLSGIKVACALLQSSAQPEAADGSSTTPSQSRPESNSLVSNGTERRTKQGKTTDESTVQVTYPITVEMCDNAFHSGDSIKNRFSFDSKEATVGTSPKIRAGALFKLIDVVAGVSARKHAELSCVTISVDSVLLLAPIYLGDLVHLSASVNRAWGSSLEVGVRVVKEDPRSGAREYVSHAYMTFVAVASPTTATSNSASQPPARVRLASRPSLAPTSLWQQLTSLLTKADQPAKAPKPQLLPLLPSTPLEARRHILAGRRRSKRIAMAQKGEARDGVSTQVKQRLKQEVQEISRTGGKWSGSADIDAGAWTPGRLKIEKADLLSSAIGNDVSAIQGAKTSQECQLEALELEFVVQAYVSGDPAVTIKNDEEIVEINLAGDIPLRHPLKVVERLARQLEKEQLQAVEAASSTPVSIFAAKIPESGAVPLSSPSAPRTAPRDFAAAAMVSSPPLTPAFRRRSIFSPLKPAQEREGDTDLDQSLAGTPVKTQTAHDITRARLASKLSKPIKVAKTMARTLHLVFPEHTNSVGVLFGGQLMDWMEEAALLSVRHVGRGRRWGTVSLDGLEFEQAVAVGESMTFTAVVVRTFVQSCEVFVLAEAESRNGTKRITNDALFTLAFPLDESEILSPVKEGSRFRLLRQVDMPPDSALAAFADVAVKRRETRLELKQMLVRIYSNPS